The region GGTACCGGATGGTGGAGGCGCCTACCACCAATCTGGCCCCCAGTTTACGTGAAGCCATGAACAGCCCGTTTCGCATGTAATGGTGGAAGCGGGCAAAGTCACACTCCCTTAGATATCGGGAGTTGTTCATGTGGCCCATGTAGTCTATATCATGGGGGAGGACCATCCCTTCAATGGTTTGCTCAGCCAGCATGTCCCGTACTCTGGGTTGGAACCACGCCTCGATGAACACCTGGGCCCCTCGTAGGAAGTACCATACATCCAGAGTgcagaagagcaggaggagggcaCCCAGCACCAACAGCAACATCTCTCTGGAACAGTCCAAATAGGATCCGATAAACCTTTATTGATCACCAGGGGGGGACAGCAATAGTAGAGATGAATAGaaagtaaaattaaatataagaGGTACATAAAATTACAataagaatagaataaaatataacactttacaaaaatatttggAGTCAAATTTCGAGGTAAAGTGACATGGTTTGGTAGTGTACAGGGTCAGCAAGTTCATGTTAACAGAGTACACCAGTCTGATGATATTATTAAAAAGAGATGTTGTGCTCATTACCAGgctcatacttgtattttgagTTTCTACTAGAAGATGCTTAGATCTCTGGATGTTAAAAAGACTCTGGgttcatgtttacttcctgccAACTGTTGTTATTCACACTGCAACATGCAATAAACTGAGGagcatttacaatgtttacattaaaaacGGTTAAAAGGGTCTAAGTATTAGTAGCACCTAGGAActcttttatcatttaaaaaaaaaaaaaaaaaagacacaaaaatcaAAATTTATACAATATGGGGCCTTTAATTAATGGAACTTTGTTGTTTGTATAGAATTGCATTATACGGATAACACAGAATATGCCACAGAAATCAGTCACATATtgacataatatagtataataggGTAAAGTGTGATCTGAGGGGATGTGATATgagatataagataagataatcctttattagtcccgcagcggggacatttacaggattacagcagcagggaggataGTGCAAagaagagacatagtaaataaaacaagataaaaaataagcaattataaataagcaaatgagcaataaaaaaccccagtaaaaaacagtaaaaactgaaatattatatatacagacagaaactattataactattgtattgcacagagtATTTGTATTGATATGAGATATAGTATAGGGTGAAAGGTAGTAAGAACgtaatatgatatatgatatatgcaTATAGTACAGCAATTAAGCAtagaaaatcaattaaaatgcattaaaaggtATATAGCAATTAAACAG is a window of Anoplopoma fimbria isolate UVic2021 breed Golden Eagle Sablefish chromosome 3, Afim_UVic_2022, whole genome shotgun sequence DNA encoding:
- the si:ch73-52e5.2 gene encoding protein THEM6, encoding MLLLVLGALLLLFCTLDVWYFLRGAQVFIEAWFQPRVRDMLAEQTIEGMVLPHDIDYMGHMNNSRYLRECDFARFHHYMRNGLFMASRKLGARLVVGASTIRYRRSLAFREAFEIRTKIVGWDEKAFYVEQRFVSKKDGFVSAIMLCRQNVVHCSPESILEFVCKRKIDCPEFPEDLKHWISFISASSQALRAESGLEEKNK